One Hippopotamus amphibius kiboko isolate mHipAmp2 chromosome 12, mHipAmp2.hap2, whole genome shotgun sequence genomic window, cagtgggtaagactccatgctcccaatgcagggggcctgagttcaatccctaaTGGGATaggggaactagaccccacatgcatgccacaactaagaagtccacatgctgcaactaagacccggcgagccaaaataaatgagtattaaaaaaaaaaaaaaaaagcaatgcctTCAGATAATGGCATATGACAGCTTTCAGAGATTTTCCACTTTTTCAGGGTAAGAAAGACTCCTCTCACCTAAATATCTGAATGGGGATGTAGTTGGCGGTCTTCTGAATTCAAAGTCAGAAACCGGAGTTTTCACTTCATGAGATCTGAAAACtaggagcaaaaaagaaaaaagtttaatgtaaaatttttggaagaaaaaagtgaaatcaaaGTCCCAATTTGTGGTTATCAAATTGCAGTTTGGAACCCAATGGTGAGTTTGGGGAATTTTTAATAGTCCCTTAACAAACAATTTCTTTAAATGGAATTGAGATATTTTCTAATTACTGATTTGTGGACATTTGTgcctgtgtacatgtgtgtgcacgtgtgcgctGTATCTAAACCAAAGATAAAATGAATTTCTGACCATGATAAAATTTATTCCATCGGGGTACTAGTGCATTTTCCTAAAATTAAGAGTAAAAATTATGATGTTTCTAAtctatttttcaaagattttcccCTTTCCATTTCCAAATTGTATCTTTATAACTTGGAGGATAGATCATGTTCATGTTTACTTTCTTGAGAGAAAACATCTTCATTCCTTCGTCCCATGCTTCCGAGGTTCCCAATATCTAGGCTAACAACCATGGTCCTAGAAAGATAGGGCCCAAATTAATTAGGATGTCGTTCACACAAAGGGAGGATGTGCCAGAGCCCACACAGGGATAAAggacttcattttctctttattttcttccaggagtttaaGAGAAGAGCTGTCAGGCACACAGTAAGCCCACTCCAGGTGTGCACCCTGAGTAACATTGTTCTTCCTGGGCTCAAATTTTCACCCAGATTCACTCAGAAAAGTGTCACTTGTTCCTACTTTCTCTGAGCCCAAAGTACAAACACAAGCAGACTACAAACACCcagcttattttattcattctttggTGTACTTTTGCTACTTATTCCTTAATACCTTTGTGAAACGACATCTTTTTTCTGAGGCTAACTCTAGCTTATCTGAATAATGGCCAAGTGCAATACAGATAATTCTAAACACTTTAATTTATAAGCTTTGCAAAGGAAGAACCAGAGAGATAGTCATAACTGCCCTGTCCCTTCCCGATGTCCACTGTTTCCCCAAATGAGATTTTAATCTAAGGAATcttgaaaatatacttttatcACAAGGATTTTTTGTAAAGATTCTAATGTTAGATGTGTAGCCATTGGATGCCTCAGGTTTGGAGAGCAAACAGTTTGCCTGTAAAGATATAGTGTTTTGAATGCTGTAAATTAAGATAACAGAGTATATAAACAAAATTAGCTATTATTGCCCAGTAAACTCAGAGATCTTAATATTCTTCTGGCCCTactaatttaatttcaaatattagaaaaatcaacCTAGTAGGTCTATTCAATGTGGTGACTAGCAGTTAGGGAAATTAAGGAGACTGGTAATCAAGAGCAAACCATTtcaaatgttattaaatattactTGGAAATAATCACATTTATTAATAATCAGATGCTGGATAAACACAAATCTTTCCTATCTGGCATCCCCCCCCCAAGACCTAACACCATAATTAACCCATCAATAGGTTATATTATGTTACCCATATTTTCATACACTGACTCCAACTTTCAAAAAACTTGTTTTGAAGAACTTGAGttttctgagaaattctttagaTAGCATACTACTTTGCTATTCATAAAGTAAAAGACTTCCTGGTCAAATCTATGCATCCAGCAGATATCTTTCAAGATTTTCAGTAAAGATttactattgtatttttcagaagTCATATTTGAAACATGGCTCAAAGTGACTTTCTCTACCCAGAGAACCCAAAAAGGCGGCAAGAAGTAAATCGTCTTCACCAGGAGCTCCTTGACTGCTTATCTGACAGCTTCCATGCCACCAATAAGCTGATTGGGGTTTTGAATACACACTTAGGGTGCAGGCTGGCCTCCATTGAAATGAAAAGAGATGGGACCATCAAAGAAAACTGTGATATCATCATCCAAGCAATCATGAAAATCCAAAAAGAATTGCAAAATGTTGATGAAGCACTAAAAGATAAACTAGAGCCAACCCTTTATAGAAAACTTCAGGATATTAAGGAAAGAGAAACCGAGAAAATTGCAATAGTACAAAAGGTTATTTCAGTCATCCTGGGAGAAGCTACTTCTGCCGCTAGTGCGGTGGCTGTTAAACTCGTGGGCTCAAATGTCACAATTGGCATAATTAACAAGTTGGTCACTGTGTTAGCTCAAATTGGTGCTTCTCTCCTTGGCAGCATAGGAGTTGCTGTTCTTGGCCTTGGCATAGATATGATCTTCCGTGCCATCCTGGGAGCAGTGGAGAAGACACAGCTTCAAGCAGCCATCAAAAGTTATGAGAAGCATCTGGTGGAATTCAAGTCAGCCTCAGAAAAATATCATCATGCCATTACTGAGGTCACCGACACAGTGAAACACCAAATGAAATAAACAGTTACTTTATTTGCTACTggaatatttttctgcttctttgattAGGCTTATTTTCCAACATAGACATAAGACAGTAAACAACTCAGAAAGAGGAATCAGAGATGCTAAAACTAGATGACTCTAGAGAGTCTTCTATCAACAATGAATGCCTGGATCAGTTGGTGCTCAACCTTCTGAGTAAAAGATTACATCCTGGGATGTCTTCTCACTGTGCTCTACACATCTACATTAGGGTGAACACTATTGCAGAGCAGCAAGTGTAGggattactttttccttttctaattcccAGTCAAATCCTTCAAATGTGCATTGAATGCAGAGACTTACTTCTATCCTAGATTCAGACATCATTTAATTCTAAGGGACATACTTAGTAATTTCTACCCACACACAAACGCTGAGCCTTCGAATGGAATAGAAATACTACCACAATTTTGACCATCTGTTTAAATTCAACTTTCTGTAAACTGGAAGAGACTGAAATATGGTTTATAACAATTTACTTCAAAGGTGAAAGGAGGCAATCGTTCTGTAAACTTCTACTAATTACTGTAATCTGGATGGACCTttaagagataaaaattaaaactctaaaAGATAAAAGTAGTGTCTATAACTGCAATCAACCCTGACCGACTGTGGTGTGATGATTAAATATCCCTCAAGTGAATGTCTGAAcactttgaaacattttaaaaacaagcaaatcccaggtatatatacataaaatgattTGGACGCAGGAGAGGTACTTActacttttttaagaatttgtcgTTTAAAGTTCTAATTTATTACTTTATGAGTTTTAAGAAAAACgaaatttcatttttagtacTAGCAGAAAGGAGGACGTTCCCCTTGCTATATAAA contains:
- the SMCO3 gene encoding single-pass membrane and coiled-coil domain-containing protein 3, yielding MAQSDFLYPENPKRRQEVNRLHQELLDCLSDSFHATNKLIGVLNTHLGCRLASIEMKRDGTIKENCDIIIQAIMKIQKELQNVDEALKDKLEPTLYRKLQDIKERETEKIAIVQKVISVILGEATSAASAVAVKLVGSNVTIGIINKLVTVLAQIGASLLGSIGVAVLGLGIDMIFRAILGAVEKTQLQAAIKSYEKHLVEFKSASEKYHHAITEVTDTVKHQMK